The following proteins are encoded in a genomic region of Chlamydiales bacterium:
- a CDS encoding phosphatidylserine/phosphatidylglycerophosphate/cardiolipin synthase family protein: MKNKFLPITLIALLLFVLASLTVYSINKSTRNDTPLATLYSNQNNNDLSCLLKDAILSAKHSIFIEIFTFTDPQILHALNKQAEKGIDITIVYDAKNSFGLKKKLHPAISSLPKRKIQGLMHRKILIVDKSQIWIGSTNFTTQSLRMHGNLLMCLESEEMARGIINEVLKTQALLKHDYYIGNQHIELWLLPDPQAKPRLLQLITSAQDSIKIAMFTWTDPIITQAIIDANKRGVKVEVILDYNSSLGASKNVASLLAEQVHYFAVSSGSELFHYKFAFIDNKTLIHGSTNWTRSAFERNEECHVIIQELDQEQNIFLNSLWNTLKHYTKKELSQKAA, from the coding sequence ATGAAAAATAAATTTTTACCCATCACTCTTATAGCTCTTTTACTATTTGTACTGGCGTCTCTAACAGTTTATTCTATCAATAAAAGCACAAGGAACGACACCCCTTTAGCAACCCTCTATTCAAACCAAAACAATAATGACTTATCGTGCCTTTTAAAAGATGCTATTTTAAGTGCAAAGCACTCCATCTTTATTGAAATATTTACTTTTACTGACCCTCAAATTCTACACGCTTTAAATAAACAAGCAGAAAAAGGTATTGACATAACGATTGTCTATGATGCAAAAAACTCCTTTGGTCTTAAAAAAAAACTGCACCCAGCCATCAGTAGTTTACCAAAAAGAAAAATACAAGGACTTATGCATAGAAAAATTTTGATTGTAGACAAGAGTCAAATTTGGATTGGATCCACAAATTTTACAACACAATCTCTTCGCATGCATGGCAATCTCCTCATGTGTCTTGAATCCGAAGAAATGGCAAGAGGTATCATAAATGAAGTCCTTAAAACGCAAGCTCTTTTAAAACACGACTACTATATAGGCAATCAACACATTGAACTATGGCTATTACCAGATCCTCAAGCAAAACCTCGTCTATTACAACTCATTACAAGCGCGCAAGACTCCATCAAAATTGCTATGTTTACTTGGACAGACCCTATCATTACTCAGGCGATCATTGATGCAAATAAGAGGGGCGTAAAAGTTGAAGTGATCTTAGACTATAATTCATCACTAGGAGCAAGCAAAAATGTGGCCAGCCTCCTAGCAGAGCAGGTACACTATTTTGCAGTTTCCTCAGGATCTGAATTATTTCACTACAAATTCGCTTTTATCGATAATAAAACACTCATTCACGGCTCAACTAACTGGACCAGATCTGCTTTTGAAAGAAATGAAGAGTGCCATGTAATCATACAAGAGCTTGATCAAGAGCAAAATATATTTTTAAATAGTCTCTGGAATACTTTAAAACACTATACAAAAAAAGAACTTTCACAAAAAGCTGCTTAA